A portion of the Plodia interpunctella isolate USDA-ARS_2022_Savannah chromosome 4, ilPloInte3.2, whole genome shotgun sequence genome contains these proteins:
- the LOC128669240 gene encoding KRAB-A domain-containing protein 2-like — MATNTEAGSSQQSENVWWIKIENEQTECQDSDFKTKYYKQLMDFYDSKQMTLKKPWTIQRILEVIDLVKTSKTMAESRQRRTSMQYYWTSKYDVSSTEGAEYLIMKKNKPEDPAIRVIPLEQYFDLLWQIHNELDHGGRDKMIYVIKNKFYVQKKAVEIFISLCPKCETKRNERTKKSTTTNFNSTGQVDLIDFQSIPDEDYKWVLKYQDKATKFIHLCPLRTNQVTEIALQLVKIFLTFGPPSVFQSNDEQIIKEVNKIWPDCNIKSEVPLPLNEDEDNLQVNNNDIEDMLHTWIQENGSTNWSLGCHFIQYRLNTSIQLCEVKSSYRALFGCDPKSSISVDHPKISKSNECTSSNFENINVGIKEENEKKGIKRKADEDEVTVTNISLNIGDTVHINVPEKDRGPLNTRLIVGKILDFENGVYQVGTKSGIIVNWFSINDLQIINTEFKEEVPQNSLTLKEAVIKESLLGFTKLEKCNCKSSKHQCRSLRCACFKKKVLCGPKCHNNIECLNIVRKD; from the coding sequence ATGGCCACCAACACGGAGGCCGGCTCGTCGCAACAAAGCGAGAATGTTTGGtggattaaaatagaaaacgaGCAAACCGAGTGCCAGGATAGTgattttaaaacgaaataCTACAAGCAGTTAATGGATTTCTATGATTCTAAACAAATGACGCTTAAAAAACCATGGACTATTCAACGCATTTTGGAGGTTATTGACTTAGTGAAAACAAGCAAGACGATGGCGGAGTCTAGACAACGGCGGACGTCAATGCAGTATTATTGGACCTCGAAATACGATGTTTCTAGCACTGAAGGCGcggaatatttaataatgaagaaaaataaacctgAAGATCCCGCAATTCGCGTGATTCCATtagaacaatattttgatttgttatGGCAAATTCATAACGAACTTGATCACGGCGGTCGagataaaatgatttatgttattaaaaataaattttacgttCAGAAGAAAGCTGTggaaatttttatatctttatgtCCAAAGTGCGAAACAAAACGAAATGAACGGACAAAAAAATCGACTACAACTAATTTCAACTCTACTGGACAAGTTGACCTCATTGATTTTCAGTCAATTCCAGATGAAGACTACAAATGGGTGTTGAAATATCAAGATAAAGCCACAAAGTTCATTCATCTTTGCCCGCTCCGTACAAATCAGGTGACTGAGATAGCATTACAAttagtaaagatttttttaactttcggCCCTCCTTCTGTTTTCCAAAGTAATGATgagcaaataataaaagaagtaaataaaatatggcctgattgtaatataaaatctgaAGTTCCCCTGCCATTAAATGAGGATGAAGACAATTTACAAGTGAACAATAACGATATAGAAGATATGCTGCACACATGGATACAAGAAAATGGCTCAACTAACTGGTCGCTTGGATgtcattttattcaatatcGATTGAATACATCAATACAGTTATGTGAGGTAAAGTCATCTTATCGTGCATTATTTGGTTGTGATCCAAAATCTAGTATATCTGTAGACCATcctaaaataagtaaatcaaATGAATGTACTTCAAGTAACTTTGAGAATATCAATGTGggaataaaagaagaaaatgagaaaaaaggaataaaacgAAAGGCTGACGAAGATGAAGTTACGGTTACGAACATATCACTTAACATTGGAGATACTGTTCATATAAATGTACCAGAAAAGGACAGAGGACCATTAAATACAAGGTTAATCGTCggaaaaatattagattttgaaaatggtgTATATCAAGTAGGCACCAAATCAGGAATTATAGTGAACTGGTTCTCCATTAATGAcctacaaataattaatacgGAGTTCAAAGAAGAAGTTCCTCAAAACTCACTGACATTAAAGGAAGCTGTCATCAAGGAATCATTACTCGGGTTCACAAAATTAGAGAAGTGTAATTGTAAATCATCAAAACATCAGTGTCGTAGCCTCAGATGTGCCtgttttaagaaaaaagtGTTATGTGGCCCTAAATGTCACAATAATATAGaatgtttaaatatagttaGAAAAGACTAg